A genomic segment from uncultured Desulfuromonas sp. encodes:
- a CDS encoding DMT family transporter — protein sequence MISWYGYSLAALLLLGTQRFLYKVAAHHGLPSTIVTTVFMATVSLLSSGLYLSQTPSLPDLSPLIVLSLANSLSFTLSTMANIEALRYLSAGIIFPLTRLSLACVVAVSIIFFDESLSGPQWLGMALAFTVVLLLSREARVDAATPQALRRGLLLVGVCILCGTVASVSSKLAAVSTDKAAFMALSYVVGTVFSASTSVLKKDHHSATAYRPAIALGMVMGILNFLGFYAFLTALETGPLSAIILITGLHFIIAMSLSVLIYREAVTWRRSLALVFTVITVLLLRS from the coding sequence ATGATCTCTTGGTACGGATATAGTCTAGCGGCACTGCTGCTTCTCGGAACACAGCGCTTCCTCTATAAAGTCGCTGCCCATCATGGTCTGCCATCGACAATCGTCACAACGGTGTTCATGGCAACAGTGTCTCTACTCAGCTCCGGGCTCTATCTCAGCCAAACGCCTTCACTGCCCGATTTATCGCCTCTGATTGTGCTGTCTTTGGCCAACAGCCTGTCTTTTACCTTGTCAACCATGGCCAACATAGAAGCCCTCCGTTATCTGAGCGCAGGCATCATCTTCCCACTGACCCGCCTCAGCCTCGCCTGCGTCGTCGCTGTTTCGATTATCTTCTTCGATGAATCGTTAAGTGGACCTCAATGGCTCGGCATGGCGCTGGCCTTTACCGTGGTCTTGCTGTTAAGCCGGGAAGCTCGCGTTGATGCGGCCACCCCCCAGGCGTTGCGGCGTGGACTGCTACTTGTTGGGGTATGCATTTTATGCGGCACCGTTGCCTCGGTGTCCAGTAAACTGGCTGCCGTCTCAACGGATAAAGCCGCATTCATGGCATTATCCTATGTCGTCGGCACCGTGTTCAGTGCTTCAACCAGCGTACTGAAAAAAGATCATCACTCAGCAACTGCCTACCGCCCTGCCATTGCCCTGGGCATGGTCATGGGTATTTTGAATTTTCTCGGCTTTTACGCCTTTCTCACGGCGCTGGAGACAGGCCCTCTTTCTGCAATTATCCTCATCACGGGATTACACTTCATCATTGCCATGAGTCTTTCGGTCCTGATTTATCGTGAAGCCGTCACCTGGCGAAGGAGCCTTGCCTTGGTGTTCACCGTAATCACGGTTCTACTGCTCAGAAGCTGA
- a CDS encoding choice-of-anchor I family protein — MHDMLKRWSVLAMFGAALTLTVAGCSDDDDDKVSNEPASMTLIGRYAENQALDEGRAEIVSYHVASQSIMVINADDNTVDILNASTLSSTVLANPLTSSNLSLAQQIDVASDVTAITAGGINSVAVHDNLMAVAVENDDKQANGVIAFYSLDTTGAATFVKTVTAGALPDNVMFSPNGAYLLSANEGEPSGSYANDPQGTVTLVAITNGVPADSGTQITFSEADCDANVRLSGPAGTTAAQDLEPEYITVSEDNSTAYVSLQENNAIAVIDLASASVKQVYGLAVKDHSLEGNGLDASNKDDMINIQPRQHVYGMPMPDTVATFSHDGVNYLVTANEGDSREYFYDSDDEVVCIALGGLLYDEDDGCLSWTDEARVEDITLDSTVFSDASIQDEEQLGRLKIVTTEGDIDNDGDYDELYAFGTRSFSIWNADTGALIYDSGDDFEQITAEQLGYDGFNNDNTENKGDSRSDDKGPEPEALALGVANGHRYAFIGLERTGGIMMYNIDDPTAPEFVEYVLNRDLNVDIEENLQAAGDLAPEGMKFVDAQDSPTGNALLIVGNEVSGSTTVYEVK; from the coding sequence ATGCATGACATGTTGAAGCGATGGTCTGTTCTGGCCATGTTCGGTGCAGCCCTGACCCTGACAGTCGCAGGCTGCAGCGATGATGACGATGATAAGGTCTCCAATGAGCCGGCATCGATGACTCTGATCGGTCGTTATGCGGAAAACCAGGCTCTCGATGAAGGGCGTGCCGAGATTGTCAGCTATCATGTTGCCAGCCAGTCGATCATGGTGATCAATGCGGATGACAATACGGTTGATATCCTCAATGCCTCGACCTTGAGCAGCACCGTCCTGGCCAATCCGCTGACCAGTTCGAACCTCAGCCTGGCTCAGCAGATTGATGTCGCTTCTGATGTCACAGCGATTACCGCCGGTGGCATCAACAGTGTTGCTGTCCATGACAATCTGATGGCTGTCGCGGTTGAAAATGACGACAAACAGGCGAATGGGGTCATCGCTTTCTACAGCCTCGACACTACCGGTGCAGCGACCTTTGTCAAAACCGTCACGGCCGGTGCCCTGCCGGACAATGTCATGTTTTCACCCAATGGTGCTTATCTGTTGAGCGCCAATGAAGGAGAGCCTTCCGGCAGCTATGCCAATGATCCTCAGGGCACAGTGACCCTGGTTGCCATCACAAACGGAGTTCCGGCCGACAGCGGGACTCAGATCACGTTCAGCGAAGCGGACTGTGATGCCAACGTTCGTCTGAGCGGTCCGGCCGGCACCACGGCAGCTCAAGATCTTGAGCCTGAATACATCACGGTTTCCGAGGATAACAGCACAGCGTACGTTTCTCTGCAGGAAAACAATGCCATCGCTGTCATTGACTTGGCGAGCGCAAGCGTTAAGCAGGTCTATGGTCTGGCCGTTAAAGACCATTCTCTTGAAGGAAATGGCCTCGACGCCAGCAATAAGGACGACATGATCAATATCCAACCCCGCCAGCATGTTTACGGCATGCCGATGCCGGATACGGTAGCGACCTTCTCTCATGACGGTGTCAACTACCTGGTGACCGCCAATGAAGGGGATTCACGGGAATATTTCTATGACAGCGATGATGAGGTGGTCTGTATCGCTCTGGGTGGACTGTTGTACGATGAAGACGATGGTTGTCTGTCATGGACCGATGAAGCGCGTGTTGAAGATATTACCCTCGATTCCACGGTTTTCAGTGACGCCTCCATTCAGGATGAAGAGCAACTGGGTCGCCTGAAAATCGTCACCACCGAGGGAGATATTGACAACGATGGCGATTACGACGAACTGTATGCGTTCGGCACCCGCTCTTTCTCCATCTGGAATGCCGACACCGGTGCGTTGATTTATGATTCCGGCGATGACTTTGAACAGATCACCGCCGAACAGCTTGGTTATGACGGCTTCAACAATGACAATACCGAAAACAAGGGGGACAGCCGTTCCGACGACAAAGGTCCTGAACCTGAAGCTCTGGCTCTCGGCGTCGCCAACGGTCACCGTTATGCCTTTATCGGTCTGGAGCGCACCGGCGGCATCATGATGTACAACATCGATGATCCGACTGCGCCTGAATTTGTCGAATACGTCCTCAACCGGGACCTGAATGTTGATATCGAAGAAAATCTGCAGGCCGCGGGTGATCTTGCTCCGGAAGGGATGAAATTCGTTGATGCGCAAGACAGCCCGACCGGCAATGCTCTGCTGATTGTCGGCAACGAAGTTTCCGGTAGCACCACGGTGTATGAAGTGAAATAA
- a CDS encoding SseB family protein, with protein sequence MTELDQALADFIEDEQKQGAFYDLVLNTKFYIPVYADEEDNVGKKDIQKDDSIEPVILESEGNHYLMLFENEERLSDWANEKVNYVVLPGFVIVQMTPEKLYWAMNMGTDYQKQFVPEEITWLKDVVQQNLEEAGQGEE encoded by the coding sequence ATGACCGAACTGGACCAGGCCCTTGCCGACTTTATTGAAGACGAACAAAAACAAGGTGCCTTTTACGACCTCGTGCTTAATACCAAATTTTATATTCCGGTCTATGCCGACGAGGAGGACAATGTCGGCAAAAAGGATATTCAAAAAGATGACAGCATTGAGCCGGTGATTCTTGAATCGGAAGGTAATCACTACCTGATGTTGTTTGAAAATGAGGAGCGGTTGTCTGATTGGGCTAACGAAAAGGTCAATTACGTTGTTCTTCCCGGTTTTGTCATTGTTCAGATGACTCCGGAAAAGCTCTACTGGGCGATGAACATGGGAACGGATTATCAGAAACAGTTTGTTCCAGAAGAAATCACGTGGCTCAAAGATGTTGTCCAGCAGAATCTGGAGGAAGCTGGGCAAGGGGAAGAGTAA
- a CDS encoding transporter substrate-binding domain-containing protein: MLRPNVLILLLVLCSLVAFSAFASPNPMPEMQTVRVGIDANWPPFDYYSSETGHQGIASDYLNIVAKDLGLVIDYVPGDWNDVLEMAKRGEVDMLACAARTEQRTAYLNFTQPYIYIDSAVFVRKSDERIHRLTDLSGKTISLPQGNFLHDYFVSHYPQVKLVLTRSNEEALELLALGKVDAYVGNLAVGNYFLEKNILTNVQVAFKVDALGNGFCFAVNKERTELYQALQQSLARIDERTHRQIRRRWVDYFANQSAETVALTPQQRQWIDTHGVIRVGTGSAWPPYDFREEDHYRGVARDYLDLIHEKTGLTFDYSITDTWSGLQRRLDEGQIDLLPAIYQQSSHDTSYIFTTPYIQAREYLFVRDDEQQIETLEDIRHHIAVMVKGSETTEQIRRHYPSVTILEVDTIAEALDALMSERADFYIDTFSAVNFVAKKNHLVGIRAAFAVDLVNTQLSMAVSAQQPQLCAILQTALDSISSAQRQQIEQRWLSADDPQRKTVQLTAKETAWLKTHPVVTFSGDPQRAPTSFYNAKGDYAGIVADYLERISQRTGLHFEARRQRDLSEAIDAFSTQQIDMIDATGYATGRFETMDFSSEHVRVDHVIVVRRSARQYRRISELAHHTAGCVDGNVVAGKILKDVPDISLKRFANAARGLKALSRGEIDAFVIDLPTFDYYSEKAGLSNLKVSGATPYSYSLYFGIQKNLPELRAIINKALLSIDLNERREIYRRWIAFDYEAEVDYRLLWQSAAIFLVIIAATLFWNRRLKAEIGRRRQAEAALLVAKETAEQATRAKSVFLAHMSHDIRTPLNSVIGFTDILDTLIKDPIQKGYLRSIKIGGKALLGIINDILDLSKIEAGQMVLHRESVNPHQLFQDMEQLFHEQIRQKNLRFVIDVDEKLPSSLLLDAVRLRQILLNLIGNAIKFTEQGHVTLRVSKIFRDQQCSKLDLKIDVEDSGMGINPDDHESIFQMFQQSKGQDERRFGGSGLGLAICQKLVTMMDGEIHVSSTVGQGSTFSVVLHTVDVGTTVPRSRDNDETTIVFEPGCIMIVDDVADNRQLIQAVFSEMPIRVIEAENGQQALDLLAREAVDLVLMDLRMPVLGGEETAEQMKRNEALRQIPIIALTASVLETELAQLEKRGFDGYLRKPIERNDLLREMARFLPTQTVTVGRDEVSSDRCRFKSAEQKRQVVSRLESFAVEAVQIREQGDLSLFESFVEQLALLNKESPLDLMTEYCTRLSQAIEGVDLKEVYGLLGDFSHLVEVVRNGEVINHDQ, from the coding sequence ATGCTGCGACCCAACGTTCTGATCCTTTTGCTGGTTCTTTGCAGCCTGGTTGCTTTTTCAGCGTTTGCCTCTCCAAATCCCATGCCCGAAATGCAAACCGTTCGCGTCGGTATCGATGCCAACTGGCCGCCATTTGATTATTATTCATCCGAAACGGGCCATCAAGGGATCGCTTCGGATTACCTGAATATCGTGGCTAAAGACCTTGGACTCGTCATCGATTATGTCCCCGGCGACTGGAATGATGTGCTGGAGATGGCCAAGCGTGGTGAGGTTGACATGCTGGCTTGTGCTGCGCGCACCGAGCAACGGACTGCCTACCTGAATTTTACCCAGCCCTATATCTATATTGATTCTGCTGTCTTCGTGCGTAAAAGCGATGAGAGGATTCACCGTCTTACGGATTTGTCCGGTAAGACCATTTCTTTACCGCAAGGCAATTTTTTGCATGATTACTTTGTCAGTCATTATCCCCAGGTCAAACTGGTTCTGACGCGCTCCAATGAAGAAGCCCTTGAGTTGCTCGCGCTCGGAAAGGTCGATGCCTATGTCGGCAATCTTGCCGTGGGCAACTATTTTCTGGAAAAAAATATCCTCACCAATGTGCAGGTGGCATTCAAGGTCGATGCTCTCGGCAATGGTTTTTGTTTTGCCGTCAATAAAGAACGCACAGAACTGTATCAGGCCTTGCAACAATCACTGGCTCGAATTGATGAAAGAACGCATCGCCAGATTCGCCGCCGCTGGGTGGATTATTTTGCCAATCAATCTGCTGAGACAGTGGCCTTGACACCACAACAACGACAATGGATTGACACGCATGGTGTCATTCGGGTGGGCACAGGCAGTGCCTGGCCGCCCTATGATTTTCGCGAAGAGGATCATTACCGCGGAGTGGCACGGGATTACCTTGATCTGATCCATGAAAAAACCGGTCTGACATTTGATTATTCCATAACAGACACCTGGAGCGGGCTACAGAGGCGACTGGACGAAGGACAAATCGATCTGTTACCGGCCATTTATCAGCAAAGCTCCCATGACACATCCTATATCTTTACCACACCGTACATTCAGGCGCGCGAGTATTTATTTGTGCGGGATGATGAACAACAGATTGAGACTCTGGAGGATATTCGCCATCACATCGCTGTCATGGTGAAAGGCAGCGAGACCACGGAACAGATTCGTCGTCATTATCCGTCCGTGACCATCCTTGAAGTGGACACCATTGCCGAGGCTTTGGATGCGCTGATGAGTGAGCGGGCTGATTTTTATATCGACACCTTTAGTGCTGTAAATTTTGTCGCGAAAAAAAATCATCTTGTCGGGATTCGTGCTGCTTTTGCTGTCGATCTGGTGAATACACAACTCTCCATGGCGGTTTCTGCGCAACAACCGCAACTTTGTGCGATTTTGCAGACAGCGTTGGACAGCATCTCCTCGGCACAACGACAGCAGATCGAGCAGCGCTGGTTATCTGCCGATGACCCTCAACGAAAAACCGTCCAGCTGACGGCAAAAGAAACGGCCTGGCTCAAAACCCATCCCGTCGTGACGTTCAGCGGTGATCCGCAACGGGCGCCGACCTCTTTTTATAATGCGAAAGGGGATTATGCCGGAATCGTTGCCGATTATCTTGAGCGTATCAGTCAACGTACCGGCCTGCATTTTGAAGCGAGACGGCAAAGAGATCTTTCTGAGGCGATAGACGCGTTTTCAACTCAGCAGATCGATATGATTGACGCCACCGGCTATGCCACTGGTCGATTTGAGACCATGGATTTTTCCAGCGAGCATGTGCGCGTTGATCATGTCATTGTCGTGCGGCGTTCCGCGCGGCAGTATCGCCGTATTTCGGAATTGGCGCACCACACGGCCGGCTGTGTCGACGGTAACGTCGTCGCTGGGAAAATCCTTAAAGATGTCCCCGATATCTCTTTAAAGCGCTTTGCCAACGCCGCACGTGGCTTGAAAGCATTGTCACGTGGTGAGATTGATGCGTTTGTCATCGATTTGCCCACCTTTGACTACTACAGTGAAAAAGCCGGATTGAGCAATTTGAAAGTTTCCGGTGCCACGCCATATTCCTATTCGCTTTATTTCGGCATTCAGAAGAACCTGCCGGAACTCCGTGCCATCATCAACAAGGCGCTGCTCAGTATTGATCTGAACGAACGGCGGGAGATTTATCGCCGCTGGATCGCTTTTGATTACGAAGCCGAGGTCGATTATCGCCTGCTGTGGCAAAGTGCGGCCATCTTTCTGGTGATTATTGCCGCGACCCTGTTCTGGAACCGGCGTCTTAAAGCTGAAATTGGCAGACGTCGTCAGGCCGAAGCGGCTTTGCTTGTCGCCAAAGAAACCGCAGAACAGGCGACCCGGGCCAAAAGCGTCTTTCTCGCGCATATGAGTCACGATATTCGTACTCCGCTGAACTCCGTGATTGGTTTTACGGACATTCTCGACACCTTGATTAAAGATCCCATACAAAAGGGCTATCTGCGTTCCATCAAAATTGGTGGCAAAGCGTTGCTGGGAATTATCAACGATATTCTTGATCTGTCGAAAATTGAGGCGGGGCAGATGGTGCTTCATCGTGAAAGTGTCAACCCACACCAGCTGTTTCAGGATATGGAGCAACTGTTCCACGAACAAATTCGTCAGAAGAATCTTCGATTTGTCATTGATGTCGATGAAAAACTGCCCTCCTCACTGTTGTTGGATGCGGTGCGTCTGCGACAGATTCTGCTCAACTTGATCGGCAATGCCATCAAATTTACCGAACAGGGGCATGTCACATTGCGGGTCAGCAAAATCTTTCGGGATCAGCAGTGCAGTAAACTTGATCTGAAAATTGATGTCGAGGACAGCGGTATGGGGATTAATCCTGACGATCATGAGAGTATCTTCCAAATGTTCCAGCAGTCGAAAGGCCAGGATGAACGCCGTTTCGGCGGAAGTGGTCTGGGACTGGCCATCTGTCAGAAACTGGTGACCATGATGGATGGCGAGATCCACGTTTCCAGCACCGTGGGGCAGGGCTCAACCTTCAGTGTTGTTTTGCACACCGTTGATGTTGGCACCACGGTTCCGCGTTCGCGCGATAACGATGAGACAACGATTGTCTTCGAACCGGGATGTATAATGATTGTCGATGATGTGGCCGATAACCGACAGTTGATCCAGGCGGTATTCAGCGAGATGCCCATCCGTGTTATTGAGGCTGAGAATGGGCAGCAGGCTCTCGACCTGTTGGCCCGCGAAGCGGTTGATCTGGTGTTGATGGATTTGCGTATGCCTGTCCTCGGTGGTGAGGAAACCGCCGAACAGATGAAACGCAACGAGGCCTTGCGGCAGATTCCGATTATCGCCCTGACCGCTTCGGTTTTGGAGACGGAATTGGCTCAGCTTGAAAAAAGGGGGTTCGACGGTTATCTGCGTAAACCGATTGAGCGGAACGATCTGCTACGGGAAATGGCCCGTTTTTTACCGACGCAGACCGTGACGGTTGGCCGCGACGAGGTCAGTAGCGACCGCTGTCGTTTCAAATCCGCTGAACAAAAACGACAGGTTGTCAGTCGCTTGGAGAGTTTTGCTGTCGAGGCGGTTCAAATCCGTGAACAGGGTGATCTGTCGTTGTTTGAATCTTTTGTCGAACAACTGGCGCTGTTGAATAAAGAGTCTCCACTTGATCTCATGACGGAGTATTGCACGCGTCTGAGTCAGGCAATTGAAGGTGTTGATTTAAAAGAGGTGTACGGTCTGCTCGGGGATTTTTCTCACCTGGTCGAGGTTGTGCGCAATGGGGAGGTGATAAACCATGATCAATGA
- a CDS encoding nitrogen fixation protein NifQ has product MDLSHSGTLANPDGVGEIGLKDDQAGTRPAARFAVMVEHEVVTQIRFQVFGCGFTIAACAAAADLAEGKSISDILLLTPQHVDEHLEGLPAERDYCADIAIQALHGAVRSAMGAGKVQESFSPVDEDQGPKVTAENPCYQALMNSAAPAGIADEDRHLFACLLTLAAEEPWPTAAALGLSQQEFSALLHTCFPAVDAHLLSHCLPDPPSQPQPNEEIRAIVSKHLPEQGSELQLAMAHWLASMITARAAHPGHLWVAMGLFKRPELTASIRRILPSLAAANNKGMRWKRFLFKTLCDQNGAMLCKSPNCGECSDYALCFAPEETQESQ; this is encoded by the coding sequence ATGGATCTCAGCCATTCCGGTACACTGGCCAATCCGGATGGTGTCGGTGAAATCGGTTTAAAAGATGATCAGGCTGGAACGCGTCCGGCGGCACGTTTTGCCGTGATGGTTGAACACGAGGTTGTCACTCAGATCCGTTTTCAGGTGTTTGGTTGCGGTTTTACCATTGCCGCCTGTGCGGCCGCAGCAGACCTCGCCGAGGGAAAATCCATTTCCGATATTCTTCTCTTGACGCCGCAGCATGTCGATGAACATCTGGAAGGATTGCCCGCAGAGCGGGATTATTGTGCCGACATCGCGATTCAGGCTTTGCATGGTGCCGTGCGCAGTGCCATGGGCGCTGGCAAGGTGCAGGAAAGCTTCAGTCCGGTTGATGAAGACCAAGGACCGAAAGTGACGGCAGAAAATCCGTGTTATCAGGCATTGATGAACAGTGCCGCACCAGCCGGGATTGCTGACGAAGATCGCCATCTGTTTGCCTGCCTGCTGACCCTGGCGGCAGAAGAACCATGGCCCACGGCTGCAGCTCTCGGCCTGTCGCAGCAGGAATTCTCCGCTCTCTTGCACACGTGTTTTCCTGCCGTCGATGCGCACTTGCTATCTCATTGTCTGCCCGATCCACCTTCTCAGCCACAGCCAAATGAGGAAATTCGTGCTATTGTGTCTAAGCATCTTCCCGAGCAGGGCAGTGAACTACAATTGGCCATGGCGCATTGGCTGGCGTCAATGATCACGGCCCGAGCCGCCCATCCCGGGCATTTATGGGTGGCCATGGGCCTGTTTAAACGTCCGGAACTGACCGCATCCATTCGTCGAATTTTGCCGTCACTGGCGGCAGCCAACAACAAAGGAATGCGTTGGAAGCGCTTTTTATTCAAAACCCTGTGTGACCAGAACGGTGCTATGCTGTGCAAGTCACCTAATTGCGGTGAATGCAGTGACTATGCACTGTGTTTCGCCCCTGAAGAGACACAAGAGTCTCAATAA
- a CDS encoding HD domain-containing phosphohydrolase, which translates to MINDKPAILVVDDDLTNIQVGIRMLKEVGDYQMIFATTGEQALERVKEHDFDLILLDILMQPMDGFDVCRRLKADPANSHIPVVFLTAKTDKDSLIQGFELGGVDYVTKPFNAHELCARVKTHLELKCYHDRDIEETQREIILMMSAVCEFKSVETGQHINRVAEISALLAKLSGCGPQMCQEIRWAAAMHDVGKVAIPDAILHKPARLTPQEFEIIKTHTVYGYDILRHSTRKLLRSAAVIAHQHHEHWDGSGYPQGLKGEEIDLRGRIVIIADVFDALLQKRVYKQAWSYTEVQKYMMERRGTEFDPLLLDLFFDHLDAMIEIEERLKDDTPRHHKDD; encoded by the coding sequence ATGATCAATGATAAACCCGCCATCCTGGTTGTTGATGATGATCTGACGAATATCCAGGTGGGGATTCGGATGCTCAAAGAGGTCGGCGATTACCAGATGATTTTTGCCACAACAGGAGAGCAGGCGCTGGAACGCGTCAAAGAGCATGATTTTGACCTGATTCTGCTCGATATCCTCATGCAGCCCATGGATGGCTTTGACGTGTGTCGCCGCCTTAAAGCGGATCCGGCGAACAGTCACATTCCGGTCGTCTTCCTGACGGCTAAAACCGACAAAGACAGTTTGATTCAGGGCTTTGAACTTGGTGGTGTTGATTATGTCACCAAACCGTTCAATGCCCACGAACTCTGCGCCCGGGTCAAAACGCATCTGGAGCTCAAATGTTATCATGATCGTGATATCGAAGAGACCCAGCGTGAAATTATCCTGATGATGAGCGCGGTGTGTGAGTTTAAAAGCGTCGAAACCGGTCAACATATCAACCGGGTTGCGGAGATCAGTGCTCTGCTGGCCAAGCTATCCGGCTGTGGTCCGCAGATGTGTCAGGAGATCCGCTGGGCGGCGGCCATGCACGATGTCGGCAAAGTCGCCATTCCCGATGCTATTTTACACAAGCCGGCCCGCTTGACACCGCAGGAATTCGAGATCATCAAAACCCATACGGTGTACGGCTACGATATTCTGCGCCACTCCACCCGCAAGTTGCTGCGTAGCGCCGCGGTGATTGCCCATCAGCACCATGAACATTGGGATGGCAGTGGTTATCCGCAAGGTCTCAAAGGGGAAGAGATTGACCTGCGCGGGCGCATTGTGATCATCGCGGATGTGTTCGATGCCTTGTTGCAAAAACGGGTCTATAAACAGGCCTGGAGTTACACCGAGGTGCAGAAATATATGATGGAACGACGTGGAACCGAGTTTGATCCGCTGCTTCTCGATCTGTTTTTTGACCATCTTGATGCCATGATTGAAATTGAGGAACGCCTCAAAGATGATACACCGCGGCACCACAAGGATGATTGA